One Sporomusaceae bacterium FL31 DNA window includes the following coding sequences:
- a CDS encoding deoxyguanosinetriphosphate triphosphohydrolase-like protein, with product MERGLFSQVSACEGNENWEQYISRVNPIYKKANDIRSEFARDYTRILHSTAYRRLKHKTQVFFATRHDHICTRIEHVNHVASVSYTIASYLGLNTELINAIALGHDLGHAPFGHTGEEFLKEIVHKELGKTFWHEQNSLRFVDKCETLPDKEGVERNLNLTYAVRDGIVCHCGEVDENSIFPRKDYIDLYSIEKANQCAPYTWEGCVVKIADKISYLGRDIEDALLLKVLTVSEVKELIKIGRDFGDAKANEITNTLLMHDFIVDLCHTSSPAKGIAFSPKYLELMNALKRFNYKYIYQHERLNNYKSYARLIIQSIYQTLLNGYNGKRTIAKLKRYQAIYPVLVASFIDWLQKYATIEHRNLKVNKYQNEVLYHLENKEDYIQAIVDYISGMSDSFAIKIFNEITTF from the coding sequence ATGGAACGCGGTCTGTTTAGTCAGGTTAGTGCCTGTGAGGGAAATGAAAACTGGGAGCAGTATATTAGCCGGGTTAATCCGATATACAAAAAAGCCAACGATATTCGCAGTGAATTTGCCCGCGACTATACCCGAATTTTACATAGCACCGCTTATCGACGGCTAAAGCATAAAACCCAAGTGTTTTTTGCAACCCGCCATGATCATATTTGTACCCGGATTGAGCACGTGAATCATGTTGCCTCGGTGAGTTACACCATCGCCAGTTATCTAGGGCTGAATACTGAACTGATCAATGCAATCGCCCTCGGTCATGATTTGGGGCATGCTCCTTTTGGACATACCGGAGAGGAATTTCTAAAGGAAATCGTGCACAAGGAACTAGGAAAAACCTTTTGGCATGAACAAAACAGCCTGAGATTTGTAGATAAATGCGAAACACTGCCTGACAAAGAAGGGGTAGAGCGCAATCTAAATTTGACCTATGCGGTTAGAGACGGCATCGTCTGTCATTGCGGTGAAGTTGATGAGAATTCGATTTTTCCACGCAAGGACTATATTGATTTATATTCGATTGAGAAAGCAAACCAATGCGCACCCTATACCTGGGAGGGCTGCGTAGTCAAAATTGCTGATAAGATATCCTATTTGGGGCGGGATATTGAGGACGCATTGTTACTCAAGGTATTAACGGTGAGTGAAGTCAAGGAGTTAATTAAAATCGGGCGGGATTTTGGGGATGCCAAGGCTAATGAAATTACCAATACCTTGCTGATGCACGATTTTATTGTTGACTTATGCCATACCAGCTCACCGGCAAAAGGAATTGCTTTTTCACCTAAATATTTGGAACTGATGAACGCTTTAAAAAGGTTTAACTATAAGTACATTTATCAACATGAGCGGCTTAATAATTATAAATCTTATGCCAGGCTGATTATCCAAAGCATTTATCAGACCTTGCTCAATGGCTATAACGGAAAAAGGACGATTGCGAAGCTTAAGCGCTATCAGGCCATCTATCCAGTATTAGTGGCCAGCTTTATTGATTGGCTGCAAAAATATGCAACTATCGAACACCGGAATTTGAAGGTGAATAAATATCAGAACGAGGTATTGTATCATCTTGAAAACAAAGAAGATTATATTCAGGCAATCGTTGATTATATTTCTGGAATGAGTGATAGTTTTGCAATTAAAATATTTAATGAAATAACGACATTTTGA